From the Lolium rigidum isolate FL_2022 chromosome 2, APGP_CSIRO_Lrig_0.1, whole genome shotgun sequence genome, one window contains:
- the LOC124692856 gene encoding ELMO domain-containing protein A-like: MDTNAGSFVAVRRLAGSDRAAGAVAFHHSSSAEVVTGSTAWIGRGLSCVCVQSRDSDARLSFDLTPLQEECLLRLQNRIEVQYDGSNREHQEELKALWYASFPGTELRGLISEQWKEMGWQGKDPSTDFRGGGFISLENLLFFARNYSKSFQELLRKQNGDRAIWEYPFAVAGVNITFMLIQMLDLQAVKPRSLFGAVFLKLLSENDRAFDILYCITFKLMDQHWLDMHATYMDFNTVMKSTRRHLERELLLEDIQRIEDMPSYKLLAR; this comes from the exons ATGGACACCAACGCCGGCTCCTTCGTCGCCGTCCGACGGCTCGCCGGCTCCgaccgcgccgccggcgccgtcgccttccaccacTCCTCGTCGG CGGAGGTCGTGACGGGGTCGACGGCGTGGATCGGCAGGGGGCTCTCCTGCGTATGCGTGCAGAGCAGGGACAGCGACGCCCGCCTCTCCTTCGATTTGACGCCTCTTCAG GAAGAGTGCCTACTGAGATTGCAGAACCGGATAGAAGTTCAGTATGAcggttctaacagagagcatcag GAAGAGCTGAAGGCCCTTTGGTATGCCTCCTTTCCTGGAACTGAGCTTCGGGGCCTAATATCAGAACAATGGAAAGAGATGGGCTGGCAAGGGAAAGACCCATCTACAGATTTTAG AGGTGGAGGCTTCATCTCCTTGGAGAATTTATTATTCTTCGCCAGAAACTATTCG AAATCTTTTCAGGAGCTTCTTCGGAAGCAGAATGGTGACCGTGCAATTTGGGAGTATCCATTTGCTGTAGCTGGTGTAAATATAACATTCATGCTCATTCAGATGCTTGATCTACAAGCAG TTAAACCAAGATCCTTGTTTGGAGCTGTTTTCCTGAAACTACTTTCAG AAAATGATCGAGCTTTTGATATCCTTTACTGCATAACCTTCAAGCTGATGGACCAGCATTGGCTTGACATGCACGCCACTTACATGGACTTCAAT ACGGTCATGAAATCTACACGACGACATCTAGAAAGGGAGTTGTTGCTTGAAGACATTCAGCGGATTGAGGATATGCCATCATACAAGCTTCTAGCCCGCTAG